GGCAAGGTCTCCAGCGCGTGCCCGACGGACAGGTGCTCCCGGGCGGTGCGCGCCGCGAGCCCACAGCGCCACGCCAGCCAGTGCGCGCAGGACGAGAACCCCTGCCCCGACCAGCCACCCCGCCGGTCGAACGCCGCAACCATCACCAACCAGCCGCAGGTCGCCGCCGCGAGTCGTCCTGCCCACGCGACGATCTCCCCTTCCAACACCTCCAGCGGAGCAGCCTCCACGTCCACGGACAGCACAGACGGCGACGACACGGCATCTGACGCTGACGCCGACTCGGACTCGGACATCGCGATCGCGGACATCGCCACCACCACCCGGGGTCAATGGGCCACCGACGCAACCAGACTCCCACCCGCCTCCGACACTTTTGCGCCATCGCCCCAGCTCAGAGCAATGATCGACTCTTCGGGAACGCCGCCATGCCGGTGAAGCGGCACGGGGCGGAGCGGCACGGGGCGGAGCGGCCTGGAGGGCGGCTAACGTTCCGGAGGCCACCCGTCATTCAGGACGTCGCGGCATCCGCCTGAACCCGGGCTCCGAACGTCCGATGCCCGCTCGAACGTCAGGACGTCCAGCGCCACGACGTTGGCGGCGACGACCGGCGAGGGCGCCACGCGCCACACTCCGCGCGGTCCCGCGGAACCGCGCGCTCACGGCATCAAGTAGACCGCCGGGCTCCCGGCCCATTCCATCGCTGACCACCGGCCACCGGCCACCGGCTGCGGGCCGTGGGCCGTGGGCCGTGGCCGGTGCCATCCGGGACTGACGAACACCGACATGGCGGAGGCGGCTCCGTCCGTGGTCGCCGCCATGCTCCTGGCTCCGATCAGCGCCGCCGCCGGCCAACCCTCGTCGTCATGGTCCGTCGCTGGCGAGCCGGCAGTGAGCCTAAGGACTTCCGGCTGACGGCCGAGCGATGCTGATCGTTCCGGCCGCCGCCGTGCCGCTGTTGGGATCCTGGCCGGCCAGGCGGACCAGGCCTTTGCGGCCGTCGGCCTCGCAGACGGCGTAGAGAACGAAGGTGCGGTTGCCGGCCGTGCGTCTGGCCCAGTCGAGGACGGCGGGGACGTCGGTCTCCGTGATCTCGAACTCGGTCGAGCTGGGCGAGGCGTTCGAATGGGCCGGGCGCGTCCAGAAATAGACCCGGTATACCGGGTTGTCCAGTTCCCACATGGTGTCGCGTGGGTCGACGCGCCGCACTCGCATGGTTTGGAGGCTATCGGCGGACACCGGACGACATGCCGAACGCCACCGGCTGGAAGGGGCACAGAAAACGAATCCGTCGGCGACGGCGAACCGGTACGCGAATGGTGCGTGCGGATACGCGGTGACGAGGCTGGCAGGCCGTCAGCACCACCACGACCCCGGCCAGCCGTTGCCACGACCCGGCCGACGACAGCTGCGGCATCAGCTCGTTCTCAGCACGGCGTCGATCTCGGCCGCCAGGGCGCCATCCGGCTCCGCGCCGGCCTCGCCCGCGGGACCGGCCGGGCCGGCCGGCCGCCAGGTCCCTGCGGTGGCCTCGGCGAGCAGACGGCGGTAGGCGATGGTGGCGCGGTCGGTGTCGATGTGGACGTTCGCGGTCAGGTCCAGGTGGTAGTCCGGCGGCATGGTCTCGAGGACACACCAGTCCTCGTCGCGGACGGCGGAGTCGAACGCGATGATGTCGGCGGCGGGGCGGTCGGCCTCGGTGTCGTTACGGACCACGAACTGCAGCAGCCGGCAGGTGCCGTCGTCGACCGGCGCGATCGCCTTGACCATGATGTGCGACAGGCCGTCCGGGTAGCGGATGTGGAAGACGCCGGTAAAGGGGGCGTACACGTCGGTGGTGGTGCGCCGCTCGGTCACGCCGGTCTCGCCGGGGCGGGCGTAGACGGGGACGCGGGAGACGAGTCGGATCCCGGCCGCGCTGCGGGTGATCTCGACGCGGTCGATGTGCGGCGTCCGCGGGTTGCCGAACGTCCGGCGGTGCACGAAGGCGATGTGCGCCGGGTCGAGGTTGTTGTCCAGCAGGTGCGGCGCCGAGCAGGGCCAGACGGTGTCGAACTCCTGGACGACCCGCCAGCCCGGCTGCCCGAACTGCGGGATCGCCGGGATGCCGGCCATCGCGGTGGCTGGCTCCGAGGCGGGGTCGAGGCAGACCCACAGCAGTCCGAGCGCCTCGGTCACCGGGTAGGTCGCCACCACGGCGCGCGGTGAGATCCGCTGCCCTGGCGCGTTCTGCGGGATGAGCACGCACTTTCCGTCCGAGCCGTACCGCCAGCCGTGGTAAGGGCAGACGACGGCGCCGTCCTCGGTCCAGCCGCGGGACAGCTTGGCGTCGCGGTGTGGGCAGCGGTCGGCGGCGCAGGCGGGCCGTCCCTCGGCGTCCCGCCACAGGACGACGTCGGTGCCGAGCAGCCGGCGGGCGAGGGGCGCGCCTCCGAGGTCGGAGGCGAAGGCAACCGGGTACCAGTAGTGCCGCAGGAGCGGCTCGGCGGTGACACGCATGCCTTCCGACCATAGGTTCATCCCGTTTTGAAACGGTTACACGACCATTCCGCCGCACACCACCCCTTTGCTTCACGTAAAGCCGGCGCGTCCGGGAGGTGGCCCGCAACATCCCAAACGCCCGGCATGGCGGGCTGGCCGTTATCCCGCGAAGACAGACCGTCATGAGGTAGGTAAAGGCAGGCGGGAAGCAGGGCAGGCGGATCGACGACTCGGTGGCGAGGTGGGCGTGGCGGACGACGGGCCGATCGCCGTACGGGCGAGCCGAGCGGTGTACGAGAACCCGTGGATGCGGGTGCGGGAGGACACGATCGTCCGGGCCGACCAGTCGACCGGGATCTACGGCGTCGTCGAGAAGGCGGACTTCGCGCTGGTGATCCCGGTGGACGCCGACGGAGTGTGGCTCGTCGAGCAGTACCGCTACCCGGTCGGCGCACGTTTCTGGGAGTTCCCTCAGGGCTCCTGGGAGGACCAGCCGAACATCGACCCGGCGGTGCTCGCCGCGGCGGAGCTGCGGGAGGAGACCGGGCTGCGGGCCGGCCGGCTCGACCACCTCGGCCGGCTGTTCACCGCCTACGGCTACTCCACCCAGGGCTGCCACGTCTGGCTCGCCACCGACCTGACCGAAGGCCCGCGCGCACCGACCGTCGAAGAGCA
Above is a window of Pseudofrankia saprophytica DNA encoding:
- a CDS encoding aromatic ring-hydroxylating oxygenase subunit alpha — its product is MRVTAEPLLRHYWYPVAFASDLGGAPLARRLLGTDVVLWRDAEGRPACAADRCPHRDAKLSRGWTEDGAVVCPYHGWRYGSDGKCVLIPQNAPGQRISPRAVVATYPVTEALGLLWVCLDPASEPATAMAGIPAIPQFGQPGWRVVQEFDTVWPCSAPHLLDNNLDPAHIAFVHRRTFGNPRTPHIDRVEITRSAAGIRLVSRVPVYARPGETGVTERRTTTDVYAPFTGVFHIRYPDGLSHIMVKAIAPVDDGTCRLLQFVVRNDTEADRPAADIIAFDSAVRDEDWCVLETMPPDYHLDLTANVHIDTDRATIAYRRLLAEATAGTWRPAGPAGPAGEAGAEPDGALAAEIDAVLRTS
- a CDS encoding NUDIX domain-containing protein, which translates into the protein MADDGPIAVRASRAVYENPWMRVREDTIVRADQSTGIYGVVEKADFALVIPVDADGVWLVEQYRYPVGARFWEFPQGSWEDQPNIDPAVLAAAELREETGLRAGRLDHLGRLFTAYGYSTQGCHVWLATDLTEGPRAPTVEEQDLVARRFSHPEWLAMLADGVIQDASTLAAWALLCARPPAGRTLPRACQQA